A genome region from Hoplias malabaricus isolate fHopMal1 chromosome 8, fHopMal1.hap1, whole genome shotgun sequence includes the following:
- the wbp1la gene encoding WW domain binding protein 1-like a — protein MSYGTADVWTARTKRGTWENDFTALKMGLFFVNAAVGPVSSVSAETVVAESKLLCIGVNNQSYICESGHCCGESQCCSYYYELWWFWLVWTVIIILSCCCVCHHRRTKHRLQQQQRQHEINLIAYREVHNYTSLPFYFRFLPSYLLPAYEEVGNRPSTPPPPYSASQPCQGADALSPEQQDERCPSIPTNLSSESSPTRDCIEEPCCPAAHCPAGEAQKPYLSFEEESQQQQQVASATTTEMTKQSNCGEELLKPAEQGLDSCPDNKDRTPGRHRRFTGDSGIEVCVCNRGPGEDEEDEMKELEGLLDRDGLREQDYCDSCNPCSNGNQQLGEVEQGYATPESGPELRDPPLQRPPICLHLHTINEQEGSHHCNNTDP, from the exons ATGTCCTACGGCACCGCAGATGTGTGGACAGCTAGGACGAAGCGGGGGACGTGGGAGAACGACTTCACGGCGCTAAAAATGGGTTTGTTCTTCGTGAACGCCGCGGTGGGACCCGTCAGCTCCGTGTCCGCGGAGACAGTGGTCGCCGAG aGTAAGCTGCTCTGCATTGGGGTGAACAATCAGAGCTACATTTGTGAATCAGGCCACTGCTGTGGGGAATCTCAGTGCTGTAGCTACTACTATGAGCTGTGGT GGTTCTGGCTGGTCTGGACTGTCATCATCATCCttagctgctgttgtgtgtgcCACCATCGTCGCACCAAACATCGACTGCAGCAACAACAACGTCAACATGAGATCAACCTCATTGCATACAGAGAGGTTCACAACTACACCTCATTGCCATTTTACTTCA GGTTTCTTCCCAGCTACCTCTTACCTGCGTATGAGGAGGTGGGGAATAGACCCTCAACACCCCCACCTCCATATAGTGCCTCTCAGCCTTGTCAAGGGGCTGATGCTTTGAGCCCTGAACAGCAAGATGAGCGTTGCCCCTCCATCCCCACAAACCTTTCATCAGAGAGCAGCCCCACCAGGGACTGTATAGAAGAACCGTGTTGCCCTGCTGCACATTGCCCAGCAGGAGAAGCTCAAAAACCctacctgagctttgaggaggaaagccagcagcagcagcaggtagCATCAGCCACTACTACAGAAATGACCAAGCAAAGCAACTGTGGCGAAGAGCTCTTAAAGCCTGCAGAGCAAGGGCTGGACAGTTGTCCTGACAACAAAGACAGGACTCCAGGGCGCCATAGACGCTTTACTGGTGACTCAGGtattgaggtgtgtgtgtgcaaccgGGGACCAGGGGAAGATGAGGAGGATGAAATGAAGGAGCTTGAAGGACTTCTGGACAGAGACGGTTTAAGGGAGCAGGACTACTGTGATAGCTGTAACCCCTGTAGCAATGGAAATCAACAGTTAGGGGAGGTGGAGCAGGGCTACGCTACTCCAGAAAGTGGCCCTGAGCTCAGAGATCCTCCCCTACAGCGACCCCCCATTTGCCTCCATTTGCACACCATCAATGAACAGGAGGGTTCTCACCATTGCAACAATACGGATCCCTAA